The region CCTATATGGATGGCGCCGATCTTATCTGCACCACGGCAAAAGTCGAACGCGCGTTTGGCGATATTCCTGTGGTGCACGGCATGCCCTTCGTTTCCGGCGTCGGCATTGAGGCGCTCCAGCAGAAAATCCTGACTGTACTGATGGGGTGACGCCATGTTTAGCGAAATCATGCGTTACATTCTCGATCTCGGCCCAACGGTCATGCTGCCGGTGGTCATTATCATCTTCTCAAAGCTGCTGGGAATGAAGGCAGGC is a window of Cronobacter muytjensii ATCC 51329 DNA encoding:
- the gatB gene encoding PTS galactitol transporter subunit IIB; translation: MKRKIIVACGGAVATSTMAAEEIKELCEAHHIELDLVQCRVNEIETYMDGADLICTTAKVERAFGDIPVVHGMPFVSGVGIEALQQKILTVLMG